From the genome of Campylobacter concisus, one region includes:
- a CDS encoding GDP-L-fucose synthase family protein has product MDKNSKIYIAGHRGLVGSAIVKNLKSKGYENIITRTHSELDLMDQKAVYEFFEKEKPEYVVLAAAKVGGIVANSTYRADFIYENLQIQNNVIHQSYVHKVKKLLFLGSTCIYPKNAPQPMSEDALLTSPLEYTNEPYAIAKIAGMKMCESYNLQYGTNFISVMPTNLYGPNDNFDLETSHVLPALIRKIHLAKLLSEEKFDAVVKDLKTKDINEAMAYLSKFGISKDRVEIWGTGEPRREFLHSEDMADACVFLLENRDFKDTHDKNSREIRNTHINIGTGKDISIKELANLVKNIIGFKGELYFNDNRPDGTILKLTDPSKLHSLGWKHKVEIEDGLKTLYEWYLND; this is encoded by the coding sequence ATGGATAAAAATAGCAAAATTTATATAGCAGGACACAGAGGACTAGTAGGCTCTGCTATAGTGAAAAATTTAAAATCAAAAGGCTATGAAAATATAATCACAAGAACTCATAGTGAGCTTGATCTAATGGATCAAAAAGCAGTTTATGAGTTTTTTGAAAAAGAAAAGCCTGAGTATGTGGTGCTAGCTGCTGCAAAGGTCGGCGGAATAGTGGCTAATAGCACGTATAGAGCTGATTTTATCTATGAAAATTTGCAAATTCAAAATAATGTGATCCATCAAAGCTATGTGCATAAGGTAAAAAAACTATTATTTCTGGGAAGTACTTGCATATATCCTAAAAATGCCCCACAACCAATGAGTGAAGATGCGCTTTTGACATCTCCACTTGAATACACAAATGAGCCATATGCGATCGCTAAAATAGCCGGGATGAAGATGTGTGAGAGCTATAATCTGCAGTACGGTACAAATTTTATATCTGTTATGCCTACAAATTTATATGGTCCAAACGATAACTTTGATCTAGAAACCTCGCATGTATTACCAGCGCTTATAAGAAAGATACACCTAGCAAAACTTTTAAGTGAAGAAAAATTTGATGCAGTGGTAAAAGATTTAAAAACAAAAGATATAAATGAGGCTATGGCTTATCTTAGTAAATTTGGTATTTCAAAAGACAGAGTAGAAATTTGGGGCACAGGAGAGCCTAGACGAGAGTTTCTACACTCAGAAGATATGGCTGATGCTTGCGTATTTTTACTGGAAAATAGAGACTTTAAAGATACTCATGACAAAAATAGCAGAGAGATAAGAAATACGCATATAAATATAGGAACTGGCAAAGATATCTCTATAAAAGAGCTAGCAAATTTGGTTAAAAATATAATTGGCTTTAAAGGAGAGCTATATTTTAATGATAACAGGCCTGATGGCACGATACTAAAACTAACGGATCCCTCAAAGCTCCACTCTCTTGGTTGGAAACATAAAGTAGAGATTGAAGATGGATTAAAGACACTATATGAGTGGTATTTAAATGACTAA
- the gmd gene encoding GDP-mannose 4,6-dehydratase → MDKKVALITGITGQDGSYLAEFLLKKGYIVHGVKRRTSLFNTDRIDHLYQDPHVDNRNFFLHYGDMTDSMNLTRIIQEVQPDEIYNLAAMSHVHVSFETPEYVANADGTGTLRLLEAIRILGLEKKTKIYQASTSELYGKVQETPQSETTPFYPRSPYAVAKMYAYWITVNYREAYGIFACNGILFNHESPVRGETFVTRKITRAASKIALGLQDKLYLGNLDAKRDWGHAKDYVKMMWMILQAPEPEDWVIATGQTTAVRDFVKFAFAYAGINLRFEGTGVDEVGVVDSLNFEKAKELNLDISHLNIGQTVVCVDPRYFRPTEVDLLLGDPSKAEKKLGWKREFNLQDLVNDMMKSDLKLMTKDLYLKDGGYETMSYFE, encoded by the coding sequence ATGGATAAAAAAGTAGCATTAATAACTGGTATAACTGGTCAAGATGGATCGTATCTGGCAGAATTTTTACTAAAAAAAGGCTATATAGTCCATGGTGTAAAAAGGCGAACGAGCCTTTTTAATACAGATAGAATAGATCATCTCTATCAAGATCCGCATGTTGATAATAGAAATTTTTTCTTGCATTATGGTGATATGACAGACTCTATGAACTTAACAAGGATCATTCAAGAAGTACAGCCAGATGAAATTTATAACCTAGCTGCCATGAGCCATGTGCATGTTAGCTTTGAGACACCAGAATATGTCGCAAATGCTGATGGTACAGGTACTCTTAGATTGCTTGAAGCTATAAGGATATTAGGGCTTGAGAAAAAGACTAAAATTTACCAAGCCTCTACATCTGAGCTCTACGGAAAAGTGCAAGAGACGCCGCAAAGCGAAACGACTCCATTTTATCCAAGAAGCCCTTATGCAGTCGCAAAGATGTATGCATACTGGATAACGGTTAATTATAGAGAGGCTTATGGCATTTTTGCTTGTAATGGTATATTGTTTAATCACGAATCACCAGTTAGAGGTGAGACATTTGTAACTAGAAAGATCACAAGGGCAGCTAGTAAGATAGCGCTTGGGCTTCAAGACAAGCTTTATCTTGGAAATTTAGATGCCAAAAGAGACTGGGGTCATGCAAAAGACTATGTGAAGATGATGTGGATGATACTGCAAGCTCCAGAGCCAGAAGACTGGGTGATAGCAACTGGACAAACAACAGCAGTTAGAGATTTTGTAAAATTTGCATTTGCTTATGCTGGTATAAATTTGAGATTTGAAGGGACTGGCGTAGATGAGGTAGGAGTCGTGGACTCACTAAATTTTGAAAAAGCAAAAGAGTTAAATTTAGATATATCACATTTAAATATCGGACAAACTGTGGTTTGCGTAGATCCAAGATATTTTAGGCCAACGGAGGTTGATTTGCTACTTGGAGATCCGAGTAAAGCAGAGAAAAAGCTAGGCTGGAAGAGAGAATTTAACCTTCAAGACCTAGTAAATGATATGATGAAATCGGACTTAAAGCTCATGACAAAAGATCTCTATCTAAAAGATGGCGGATATGAGACAATGAGCTATTTCGAGTAA
- a CDS encoding mannose-1-phosphate guanylyltransferase/mannose-6-phosphate isomerase, with product MTNILLCGGSGTRLWPISRTLMPKQFIKLFDDSSLFQLTALRNSEICDNTFVITNTDHYYLAMDQIENLNITNFKYLLEPVGRNTAPAITLACLALDLNEIVLVTPSDHLIKEIKAYHISVKAAKELAEQNFLVTFGIKPRSPETGFGYIESYNGDVKAFYEKPDYERAVKFLKDQNFYWNSGMFVFKVGVFLDQMKTFAPEILEACKVAFDNAKKDEFDIKIDTTDMQNIPQNSIDYAVMEKSGIVKMVALDAPWSDLGSFDSLDEQLQKDINGNTINSDLLQINSHNNLVLSSGKKIALIDVDDLTVVDTKDALLISKKSSSQKVKNVVEILKEESSELCNAHVTTNRPWGNYTVLENQDGYKIKIIEVKPGKRLSLQKHFHRNEHWIVLSGSATVTIGETTRLICPNESIYIKMGEVHRLSNEGKIPVVLIEAQVGEYTGEDDIIRLDDDFKR from the coding sequence ATGACAAATATATTATTATGTGGTGGTTCTGGTACGAGGTTGTGGCCTATTAGCAGGACTTTAATGCCAAAACAATTTATTAAATTATTTGACGATAGTTCACTTTTTCAGCTAACTGCACTACGAAATAGCGAAATTTGTGATAATACATTTGTAATTACAAATACCGATCACTACTACTTGGCGATGGATCAGATAGAGAATTTAAATATCACAAATTTTAAATATCTGCTCGAGCCAGTTGGTAGAAATACTGCACCAGCGATCACGCTAGCTTGCCTTGCACTTGATTTAAATGAGATTGTTTTAGTAACGCCATCGGATCATTTGATAAAAGAGATTAAAGCATACCACATAAGCGTAAAAGCCGCAAAGGAGCTGGCAGAGCAAAATTTTTTGGTTACTTTTGGCATAAAGCCAAGGTCGCCTGAGACAGGATTTGGATATATAGAGAGCTATAATGGTGATGTGAAGGCTTTTTATGAAAAGCCAGACTATGAAAGGGCAGTGAAATTTCTCAAAGATCAAAATTTCTACTGGAATTCAGGTATGTTTGTCTTTAAGGTAGGCGTTTTCTTGGATCAGATGAAAACTTTTGCTCCTGAGATACTTGAAGCATGTAAAGTAGCTTTTGATAATGCAAAAAAAGACGAATTTGATATTAAAATAGACACTACCGATATGCAAAATATCCCACAAAATAGTATAGACTATGCTGTGATGGAAAAGTCTGGTATTGTAAAAATGGTAGCTTTAGATGCACCTTGGAGTGATCTTGGAAGCTTTGATAGTTTGGATGAGCAGCTACAAAAAGATATCAATGGTAATACAATAAATAGCGATCTTTTACAGATAAATTCTCACAACAATCTAGTTTTATCTAGTGGCAAAAAAATAGCCTTGATAGATGTCGATGATCTAACTGTTGTTGATACAAAAGATGCTCTTTTAATATCTAAAAAATCTTCTAGCCAAAAAGTAAAAAATGTAGTAGAAATTTTAAAAGAGGAGAGCTCTGAGCTTTGTAATGCCCATGTTACGACAAATAGGCCTTGGGGAAACTATACTGTCCTTGAAAATCAAGATGGTTATAAGATAAAGATAATAGAGGTAAAACCTGGCAAAAGACTATCCTTACAAAAGCATTTTCATAGAAATGAGCACTGGATAGTACTATCAGGAAGTGCCACTGTGACGATAGGTGAGACAACTAGACTCATTTGTCCTAATGAGTCTATCTATATAAAAATGGGTGAAGTTCATAGGCTGTCTAATGAAGGAAAAATTCCTGTGGTTTTAATAGAAGCTCAGGTAGGCGAATATACAGGTGAAGATGATATAATTCGCCTAGATGATGATTTTAAAAGGTGA
- a CDS encoding DNA-binding protein, which produces MLKDKIINNESGIVLYGLTPPKAEFDEVKLKEIAAKWDKRITDVQADGLVLYEIQDESSRIKSERTFEFSDTLSPEIYYSKYLNLKTPSIFYRVANKYNESEFRANLAKSSSDINVFVGVASGKVEPKMSLERAYEIARNEFKELVVGGVCIAERHAKKRDEEQRMSQKAKMGAKFFISQAVFDINLAKNLLASVVKSGLNLPIILTFTTCGTPKTLEFIKWLGISVDEKSEKRMLQSDDFLATGSQICLENFAELYEFAKKFGINIGVNVESVMAKRAEIEASLELTHKMREVF; this is translated from the coding sequence ATGTTAAAAGATAAGATCATAAACAATGAAAGTGGTATAGTGCTTTATGGCCTAACGCCTCCAAAGGCTGAATTTGACGAGGTGAAGCTTAAAGAGATCGCTGCAAAATGGGACAAGAGGATTACAGATGTGCAGGCTGATGGCTTGGTACTTTACGAGATCCAAGATGAAAGTAGCCGCATAAAAAGCGAGCGAACTTTTGAATTTAGCGATACATTAAGCCCTGAAATTTACTACTCAAAATACCTAAATTTAAAGACACCAAGCATCTTTTATAGGGTCGCGAACAAATATAATGAGAGTGAATTTAGAGCAAATTTAGCCAAAAGTAGTAGCGATATAAATGTTTTTGTTGGCGTTGCTTCTGGCAAAGTAGAGCCTAAAATGAGCCTAGAGCGTGCTTATGAGATCGCTAGAAATGAGTTTAAAGAGCTTGTAGTAGGCGGTGTTTGCATAGCTGAGAGGCACGCCAAAAAGAGAGATGAAGAGCAAAGGATGAGCCAAAAGGCCAAAATGGGAGCAAAATTTTTCATCTCGCAGGCGGTTTTTGATATAAATTTGGCTAAAAATTTACTAGCAAGCGTAGTAAAAAGTGGGTTAAATTTGCCTATCATTTTGACATTTACGACTTGTGGCACGCCAAAAACGCTAGAGTTTATCAAGTGGCTTGGCATAAGCGTTGATGAAAAGAGCGAAAAAAGAATGCTTCAGAGTGATGATTTTTTAGCCACAGGATCGCAAATTTGCCTTGAAAATTTCGCAGAGCTTTATGAATTTGCTAAAAAGTTTGGTATAAATATCGGCGTCAATGTTGAAAGTGTAATGGCAAAAAGAGCCGAGATAGAAGCGAGCTTGGAGCTAACACATAAGATGAGAGAGGTGTTTTGA